The Rhizobium sp. BT04 genomic interval GCCAAATCCTCGGAACAAGAAGAGTATGATAAGTTGCTTTGCACAACTGCCGTACATCTTATGTTGCAAAGCTGGACGGCTTTACTCTTCCTGCACCCGATTCGAACAATGATCTCGGGGAACGACTGGTGACACTCGCGAATCTTTTTGGATGCGCTGCGCGAGTGCAGACGATGCTCGACGACAAAGTTGGCGGCTTGTTAAGCGCAACGCTTTGAGAATTGTTAGAAGTTCTCATCGACTATGCGGCGCGAAAAGGAATTGGCAGAGTGGCACGACGGGCTTCTTCCGAGTCAAAGCATGACGAGAACCTGGCAGCAAGCTGGCAGGAACTGCTCGACAGGGCCGTGCACCTGGACTGGGAATGCCGCACCGGCGAAGCGCTCGATACCGCGGAGGCGGCCTATGAAGCCGCGCTCGAGACGGGCAATATTGCCGGCGCCTTGCGCGCCTCGCATCGCCTCGCACTCATTCATTTCAACAAGGAGGCCCTCGCGGAAGGCCTGAAGATCTGCCTGCGCGCCGAGACGTGGCTCAGATATTGCCAGGATCAAGCTGCCATCATTTCCCTGCAATCGGTCCATGGCGGCATTCTCGTGGCGCTCGGCGATCTGGAAACCGGCTTCGCCTTGCTGATCGACTGCCAGAAGCGCACCAAGACCTGCACGGATCCGCTGGCCAATTGGCGGGCGCGGACCGCCTACGCGGTGGCGCTGTTCGATTCAAACGACTTCGATCGCGCAGCCGAGGCCGCGGCCGACAGCTTGATTTATGCCGAGACGAGCGGCCTGGCGAAAGGCTCGGTGCTGATCGCCCGCTCGATTACCGGTCGTATGGCAGCGCGCGCGCTCGGCGAACATCGCCTGGCAGGACGGGAGGTCGACAATGTCCTGCTTGCTTGCACGGAAGAGCAACTGCGTTCGATTCTGACGGAGGCCGAAGCCGAAGACCTGAGCTATGAGATCGCTGAATGCCATTGCTATCTCGGGCTTCTGGCATGGACGCGCGGCGAAGATGCCGCTGCGGCAGCTCGTTATATAGCGGCCATCGGCGCCTCTCGCGTCGCGGGGGATGACGTTTTGTTAGCGGAAACCTCCTACTGGTACGCCTTTCTTCTGGCAGGGCAGCGCTCTTTTAGCGAGGCCGTGTCGCTGCTTGCCGCCATCGAGGCGATGGAGCCGGTTCTGGCCGTGCCGCGCATGAAGCTACGCCATTTCGACATGCGCTTCCGGATTGCCGAAATGGCCGACGACTGGAAGGCGGCCTTTGACTATCACAAGATCTATCATGAACTGGTGGTGGAGGATTATCAGCGGTTGGCCTCGGCACGCGCCCATACGATGAAGCTTGCGCTCGATCTGGAGACGATGCGCCGCAAGGAAGACAGCGCCCGTCTGGAGCGTGAGCGCCTGCTGGAGGAAAACTTGCGGCTTGCCTCCGAACAGCGCGAGGCCGTGCTGGCGTCGCGCACCGATCCGCTGACCGGGCTCGGCAATCGGCGCGAATTGCAGCTACGGTGCAGGGAATGGGTTGAAAGCGGCGTGACGCATGCGGCCCTGCTGCTGGTCGACATCGACCATTTCAAACGCATCAACGACATCTTTTCTCATTCCATCGGCGATATCGTTCTGCGCCAGGTTGCCGACTTGCTGGGCACCGCCGGAGCGAAAGGCAGCCTGGCGATCCGCATGGGCGGCGAGGAATTCCTGCTTCTGCTTCCCGGCACGACAGCCGGACACGCCTTTGCCGATGCCGAGCGGCTGCGCCTGCTAGTGCAGAACCACGAATGGTCGCAGGTGGCCTCGAAGCTTGGCGTCACCTGTTCCATCGGTCTGGCGGATTGGTCTTTGGCCGATAATCTGGAGATCGCTCTGCAAGTGGCGGATGCCAACCTCTATGTCGCCAAGAATGCCGGCCGCAACCGAAGCATCGCGACAGCGATCTAGATCGAAGATGGAAGGAATCCCCCTGCTGCTTCAGCCGCGCAACAGCGGCAGAAGCTGATCGCCCTGCC includes:
- a CDS encoding diguanylate cyclase, with the translated sequence MARRASSESKHDENLAASWQELLDRAVHLDWECRTGEALDTAEAAYEAALETGNIAGALRASHRLALIHFNKEALAEGLKICLRAETWLRYCQDQAAIISLQSVHGGILVALGDLETGFALLIDCQKRTKTCTDPLANWRARTAYAVALFDSNDFDRAAEAAADSLIYAETSGLAKGSVLIARSITGRMAARALGEHRLAGREVDNVLLACTEEQLRSILTEAEAEDLSYEIAECHCYLGLLAWTRGEDAAAAARYIAAIGASRVAGDDVLLAETSYWYAFLLAGQRSFSEAVSLLAAIEAMEPVLAVPRMKLRHFDMRFRIAEMADDWKAAFDYHKIYHELVVEDYQRLASARAHTMKLALDLETMRRKEDSARLERERLLEENLRLASEQREAVLASRTDPLTGLGNRRELQLRCREWVESGVTHAALLLVDIDHFKRINDIFSHSIGDIVLRQVADLLGTAGAKGSLAIRMGGEEFLLLLPGTTAGHAFADAERLRLLVQNHEWSQVASKLGVTCSIGLADWSLADNLEIALQVADANLYVAKNAGRNRSIATAI